The following are encoded in a window of Phaseolus vulgaris cultivar G19833 chromosome 3, P. vulgaris v2.0, whole genome shotgun sequence genomic DNA:
- the LOC137806814 gene encoding uncharacterized protein has protein sequence MEQQKMKRGRQGEDERQKEWYENENNVNGKRRDVRGMKLMKEVEKEKKEKQKAGCSSDAWESQLALGVFDFPWLKDGVTCKSEDYFLDFEDNFSSLLQQEDASSKASTVDLSRAYGLFETPEDKLEDIAWQPFESDMVEHEAEDVDCIWSSLLKHPL, from the coding sequence ATGGAGCAGCAGAAGATGAAGAGAGGAAGACAAGGAGAGGATGAAAGGCAGAAGGAATGGTATGAGAATGAGAACAACGTTAACGGAAAGAGAAGAGACGTGCGTGGCATGAAGTTGATGAAGGAGGTGGAAAAAGagaagaaggagaagcagaaGGCGGGTTGTTCTTCAGATGCATGGGAGTCCCAGTTGGCACTTGGGGTCTTTGATTTCCCATGGCTGAAAGATGGTGTGACGTGTAAATCAGAGGACTACTTTTTGGATTTTGAAGACAATTTCTCATCATTGCTACAACAAGAAGACGCATCCTCCAAAGCTTCCACTGTTGATTTGTCCAGGGCATATGGCTTGTTTGAGACTCCTGAAGACAAGTTGGAGGATATTGCATGGCAGCCATTTGAGAGTGATATGGTAGAGCATGAAGCAGAGGATGTGGATTGCATCTGGAGCTCTCTCCTCAAACACCCTCTCTGA
- the LOC137839246 gene encoding uncharacterized protein codes for MLPGPFSESLLRVYPRTFTEIRRRALVLIAADDRITQKQCLVPPVRPRAATRPPPLRVHEATTEKKGLEKPYERTPRGARTRRDPPPKHNFRVGLQELIAIPNVATRLKIPAKTDRKMGPNKNTWCEFHQANDHHIRNCLALAHQLDELVKSGFLKDYLQEETDDQTLVATGVDQGHEVPIQGKVNTISGGFPKEGCTSQAMVETQQTDLAPDVDLTFTKADLQGVVPHDNDPMVISLITAGRRVHHVLIDQGSSGDVMFLTTFNRLQLSLDQLKPYAGRLHGFTGNEVEVCGYIELSTTFADNLSSRTTKIRYLVIDAPSTYNILLGRSALNKLKAVPSTRYMKVKMPSLEGAVITIKFDQEEAKRCYENSLKTRGGIFSVMSRPSKEDRVTREETVRENRPEPAEGVEEREIGGKMFKLGKSLSIELRD; via the coding sequence ATGCTACCAGGACCCTTCAGCGAATCACTACTGAGGGTCTACCCGAGGACGTTCACAGAGATTCGACGTCGTGCGCTAGTCCTCATTGCCGCAGATGATCGCATAACGCAGAAACAGTGTCTTGTGCCCCCTGTCCGGCCAAGGGCAGCCACCCGGCCCCCGCCTTTGAGAGTTCATGAAGCAACAACAGAGAAGAAGGGACTAGAGAAACCCTATGAACGGACCCCAAGGGGGGCACGAACCAGACGAGATCCTCCCCCAAAACATAACTTTCGGGTGGGGCTTCAGGAGTTGATCGCTATTCCCAACGTAGCGACAAGGTTAAAGATACCAGCAAAGACTGACCGGAAAATGGGGCCCAATAAGAACACTTGGTGTGAATTCCATCAAGCGAATGACCACCATATACGGAACTGTCTAGCCCTGGCCCATCAACTAGACGAGTTGGTAAAAAGCGGGTTCCTGAAGGACTACCTGCAAGAAGAAACGGACGATCAGACATTGGTGGCTACAGGAGTGGATCAGGGGCACGAAGTTCCTATTCAAGGAAAGGTAAACACTATCTCGGGGGGTTTCCCAAAAGAGGGGTGTACCTCCCAGGCAATGGTCGAAACACAACAGACAGATCTCGCTCCCGATGTCGACCTCACCTTCACGAAAGCTGATCTCCAAGGCGTCGTACCTCACGATAACGACCCAATGGTGATTTCCCTAATCACCGCTGGAAGAAGGGTACACCACGTCCTTATAGATCAAGGAAGTTCAGGCGATGTCATGTTCTTAACAACCTTCAATCGTCTACAGTTGTCCTTGGACCAACTGAAACCCTATGCCGGACGTTTGCACGGATTTACCGGGAACGAGGTAGAGGTCTGTGGGTATATTGAGCTAAGTACCACTTTCGCGGACAACCTGTCTTCACGCACCACCAAAATCAGGTACCTTGTTATCGATGCCCCCTCAACTTACAATATACTATTAGGAAGGTCAGCTTTGAACAAGTTGAAGGCGGTTCCATCCACTAGATACATGAAAGTGAAGATGCCCTCCCTCGAGGGAGCAGTGATCACCATTAAGTTTGATCAGGAAGAGGCTAAGAGGTGTTACGAAAACAGTTTAAAAACAAGGGGAGGAATATTCTCCGTCATGTCCAGACCATCAAAGGAAGATAGAGTGACCCGAGAAGAGACCGTCCGGGAAAATCGACCCGAGCCTGCCGAAGGGGTAGaagaaagggagatcggggggaagATGTTTAAACTAGGGAAATCCTTGAGCATAGAGTTGCGGGACTAA